A genomic segment from Holophagales bacterium encodes:
- a CDS encoding DUF1343 domain-containing protein: protein MRTPARTSHARSGATRCPFHLLLPVLFASVATPAAPPPLETVGPESVGLSTARLARVDDVIARAIARKEIPGAVVLVGRHGKVAFRKAYGHRALAPSAEPMSVDTAFDLASLTKPVATASAVMTLVEEGRVRLEDAVVAHLPAFGTGGGERERVTVEQLLTHRGGLVADDPMDLYLGTPAEIFAKKHQRRLLSSPGSRFLYSDAGYETLGELVRSVTGETLDVYARRTVFEPLGMAETEFRPAGVGGRLPIARIAPTEKQDGAFLRGEVHDPRARALGGVAGHAGLFGTADDLARFARALLGDGGGWLSPAGVAAMTRVRDFGDGDLRALGWDVETHYSTSRGDLFPLGSFGHTGWTGTSMWLDPATDTFVVVLTARNHPDGAGNAIPLRSRLASVVAAAVSDASPDALRLASERISHLAARPAVPVIREKGPAPALPFDVRPGADVLETSAFAALKGKRVALLTNPTGVTRDGRSTASLLLSEKAKAAGVKLVRLFSPEHGLAAALDEKVADTVDAATGLTVVSLYGEKRRPSPRDLEGLDAVVVDLQDAGVRFYTYLTSMAWVMEECARAKVAVVVLDRPNPVGGHAVEGPPADPDRLSFTAVHTIPIRTGMTIGELARMLNEERKIDVPLTVVALKGWNRALWYDETGLPWVNPSPNLRSVTQAALYPGVALLETTNVSVGRGTDAPFELLGAPWIDAERLSRTLNVRNIPGVRFAPVAFVPASSKYAGEPCRGIRMTVTDRDALRPVTLGLEIATALRDLQGAAWKRDRFGELLASAAAVARFERGDSAAQIVSGWAAGQMEFERRRARFLIYE from the coding sequence GTGAGGACCCCCGCTCGCACCTCCCACGCACGATCCGGTGCCACTCGGTGTCCGTTCCATCTCCTGCTCCCGGTCCTTTTCGCGAGCGTCGCGACGCCCGCCGCCCCGCCGCCGCTCGAGACCGTCGGTCCCGAGTCCGTCGGTCTCTCGACGGCGCGCCTCGCGCGCGTCGACGACGTCATCGCCCGGGCGATCGCGAGGAAGGAGATCCCGGGCGCCGTCGTCCTCGTGGGCCGGCACGGAAAGGTCGCCTTCCGGAAGGCCTACGGCCATCGCGCACTCGCGCCCTCGGCCGAACCGATGAGCGTCGACACCGCGTTCGACCTCGCATCGCTCACGAAGCCCGTCGCGACCGCCAGCGCGGTGATGACGCTCGTCGAGGAGGGCCGGGTCCGTCTCGAGGACGCGGTCGTGGCGCACCTCCCGGCCTTCGGTACCGGAGGCGGCGAGCGCGAGAGGGTGACCGTGGAGCAGCTCCTCACGCACCGTGGCGGCCTCGTCGCCGACGACCCGATGGACCTCTACCTGGGAACGCCCGCCGAGATCTTCGCGAAGAAGCACCAGCGTCGTCTCCTGAGCTCCCCGGGAAGCCGGTTCCTCTACTCCGACGCGGGATACGAGACCCTCGGCGAGCTGGTCCGCTCGGTGACGGGCGAGACGCTCGACGTCTACGCGCGGCGGACGGTCTTCGAACCGCTCGGGATGGCCGAGACGGAGTTCCGCCCCGCCGGCGTAGGCGGGAGGCTTCCCATCGCACGGATCGCGCCGACCGAGAAGCAGGACGGCGCTTTTCTCCGCGGCGAGGTTCACGATCCCCGCGCCCGGGCCCTCGGCGGCGTGGCGGGACATGCGGGCCTCTTCGGCACCGCCGACGATCTCGCCCGCTTCGCCCGGGCTCTCCTCGGCGACGGTGGCGGCTGGCTCTCGCCGGCCGGCGTCGCCGCGATGACGCGCGTACGGGACTTCGGGGACGGCGACCTGCGCGCGCTCGGCTGGGACGTCGAGACGCACTACTCCACGAGCCGGGGCGACCTGTTCCCCCTCGGTTCCTTCGGACACACCGGCTGGACCGGGACGTCGATGTGGCTCGACCCGGCGACGGACACGTTCGTCGTCGTCCTGACGGCCCGAAACCATCCCGACGGAGCAGGCAACGCGATTCCGCTCCGGTCGCGGCTCGCGAGCGTCGTGGCCGCCGCCGTCAGCGACGCCTCCCCCGACGCCCTCCGCCTCGCCTCCGAGCGGATCTCGCACCTGGCGGCCCGCCCCGCCGTCCCGGTGATCCGCGAGAAGGGGCCCGCACCCGCCCTCCCGTTCGACGTCCGTCCCGGCGCCGACGTCCTCGAGACCTCCGCCTTCGCAGCGCTGAAGGGAAAGCGCGTCGCCCTCCTGACGAACCCCACCGGCGTCACGCGCGACGGGAGATCGACCGCGTCGCTCCTCCTCTCGGAGAAGGCGAAAGCCGCCGGCGTGAAGCTCGTCCGCCTCTTCTCCCCGGAGCACGGCCTCGCCGCGGCCCTCGACGAAAAGGTCGCCGACACCGTCGACGCGGCGACCGGGCTGACCGTCGTCTCCCTCTACGGGGAGAAGCGGCGCCCTTCCCCGAGGGACCTCGAGGGGCTCGACGCCGTCGTCGTCGACCTGCAGGACGCCGGCGTCCGCTTCTACACCTACCTCACGTCGATGGCCTGGGTGATGGAGGAGTGCGCGAGGGCGAAGGTCGCCGTCGTCGTCCTCGACCGTCCGAACCCCGTCGGGGGCCACGCCGTCGAGGGCCCGCCCGCGGACCCGGACCGGCTCTCCTTCACGGCCGTCCACACGATCCCGATCCGGACCGGCATGACCATCGGCGAGCTCGCCCGCATGCTGAACGAAGAGCGGAAGATCGACGTTCCGCTCACCGTCGTCGCCCTCAAGGGCTGGAATCGGGCTCTCTGGTACGACGAGACGGGGCTGCCGTGGGTCAACCCGTCGCCGAACCTGCGCTCGGTCACGCAGGCGGCGCTCTACCCGGGCGTCGCGCTCCTCGAGACCACGAACGTCTCCGTCGGGCGCGGCACCGACGCCCCGTTCGAGCTTCTCGGCGCCCCCTGGATCGACGCCGAGCGCCTCTCGCGGACGTTGAACGTGAGGAACATACCGGGCGTGCGGTTCGCGCCGGTGGCTTTCGTTCCGGCCTCGTCGAAGTACGCCGGGGAGCCCTGCCGGGGAATCCGGATGACCGTGACCGACCGCGACGCCCTTCGACCGGTGACGCTCGGTCTCGAGATCGCGACCGCGCTTCGCGACCTGCAGGGCGCCGCCTGGAAGCGGGACCGATTCGGAGAGCTCCTCGCCAGCGCCGCCGCGGTCGCCCGGTTCGAGCGGGGCGACTCGGCGGCACAGATCGTCTCGGGCTGGGCCGCCGGACAGATGGAGTTCGAGCGGCGACGGGCCCGGTTCCTGATCTACGAGTGA
- a CDS encoding sodium-dependent transporter produces the protein MTAQKEQWASRAGLVLAMAGNAVGLGNFLRFPAQAAQNGGGAFLIPYLVAFVLMGIPLLWVEWAMGRYGGQFGHHSAPGILDRMGKSRFLKYIGVFGLFTNLTLAAYYCYIESWTLAYVWHSLKGTFKATPPTEFFPAYLGQHAGSITSLPPEATFFFVVTLALNGWILSRGLAKGIELAAKIGVPLLIVFGIILAVRGLSLGPGDAGVVESPFKGLNFVWNPDLSGLGDFNVWLAAAGQIFFTLSVGMGSIHCYASYVRKNRDVALNAASAGWMNEFVEVILGGTLLIPIATAYLGLAAVQSATSGGSGFALGFLTLPTLFNNWGWFAPVAGAMWFGLLFFAGITSSLAMGQPILSFFADEFGTARSKGALLFAGCTFVLGMWCVWLYPGGSFDEFDFWTGTFSLVVFALLEVIVFAWIFGMKKGWEEITRGADMKVPVIYRYIIPYVTPLFLAVVFFGALVQPEGGEWKAAVSGLFDGQGWPLSPGSVLGKLTHVGDAGGLARSERRGDVEDGEGPEPDPPHPRLRGLLGPRLRGVPQEGKEGLVTGAAWAMLGVTWSVILFFTVRFFWKVLANPMPPETDDGPDIPFKDA, from the coding sequence ATGACGGCACAAAAGGAACAGTGGGCGTCGCGGGCGGGTCTCGTCCTGGCGATGGCGGGCAACGCCGTGGGGCTCGGGAACTTCCTGCGCTTTCCGGCGCAGGCGGCGCAGAACGGCGGCGGGGCCTTCCTCATCCCGTACCTCGTCGCGTTCGTCCTGATGGGGATCCCGCTCCTCTGGGTGGAGTGGGCGATGGGGCGCTACGGGGGGCAGTTCGGCCACCACTCGGCCCCCGGAATCCTCGACCGGATGGGGAAGAGCCGGTTCCTGAAATACATCGGTGTCTTCGGCCTCTTCACGAACCTGACGCTGGCGGCGTACTACTGCTACATCGAGTCGTGGACGCTCGCCTACGTCTGGCACTCGCTGAAGGGGACGTTCAAGGCGACGCCGCCGACGGAGTTCTTCCCCGCGTACCTCGGCCAGCACGCGGGCTCGATCACGTCGCTGCCGCCCGAGGCGACGTTCTTCTTCGTGGTGACGCTCGCGCTCAACGGCTGGATCCTCTCCAGGGGCCTCGCCAAGGGGATCGAGCTCGCGGCGAAGATCGGGGTTCCGCTCCTCATCGTCTTCGGCATCATCCTCGCCGTCCGCGGCCTGTCCCTCGGACCGGGCGACGCCGGCGTCGTCGAGAGCCCGTTCAAGGGGCTCAACTTCGTCTGGAACCCCGACCTCTCGGGCCTCGGGGACTTCAACGTCTGGCTCGCGGCGGCCGGGCAGATCTTCTTCACGCTCTCCGTGGGCATGGGGTCGATCCACTGCTACGCCTCCTACGTCCGGAAGAACCGGGACGTCGCTCTGAACGCGGCGAGCGCGGGGTGGATGAACGAGTTCGTCGAGGTCATCCTGGGCGGGACGCTGCTGATCCCGATCGCGACGGCCTACCTCGGTCTCGCGGCCGTCCAGAGCGCGACGAGCGGGGGGAGCGGTTTCGCGCTCGGCTTCCTCACCCTGCCGACCCTCTTCAACAACTGGGGCTGGTTTGCGCCGGTGGCCGGGGCGATGTGGTTCGGGCTCCTCTTCTTCGCCGGGATCACCTCGTCCCTCGCGATGGGGCAGCCGATCCTTTCCTTCTTCGCCGACGAGTTCGGGACCGCGCGCTCGAAGGGCGCGCTCCTCTTCGCCGGGTGCACGTTCGTCCTGGGAATGTGGTGCGTCTGGCTCTACCCGGGCGGCTCGTTCGACGAGTTCGACTTCTGGACGGGCACCTTCTCCCTGGTCGTCTTCGCTCTCCTCGAGGTGATCGTCTTCGCCTGGATCTTCGGGATGAAGAAGGGGTGGGAGGAGATCACGCGCGGGGCGGACATGAAGGTCCCGGTGATCTACCGGTACATCATTCCCTACGTGACGCCGCTCTTCCTCGCGGTCGTCTTCTTCGGCGCGCTCGTCCAGCCCGAGGGCGGGGAGTGGAAGGCTGCGGTGAGCGGCCTGTTCGACGGACAGGGATGGCCGCTCTCGCCCGGAAGCGTCCTCGGCAAGCTGACGCACGTCGGGGACGCCGGGGGGCTGGCACGGTCCGAACGGAGAGGTGACGTCGAGGATGGTGAAGGACCTGAGCCGGATCCTCCTCACCCTCGTCTTCGGGGCCTGCTCGGTCCTCGTCTTCGTGGCGTTCCGCAGGAAGGAAAGGAGGGCCTCGTGACGGGAGCCGCGTGGGCCATGCTCGGGGTGACCTGGTCGGTCATCCTCTTCTTCACCGTTCGCTTCTTCTGGAAGGTCCTCGCGAATCCGATGCCGCCGGAGACGGACGACGGGCCGGACATTCCCTTCAAGGACGCGTAA
- a CDS encoding carbon-nitrogen family hydrolase, with product MKVALVQQDIAWEDVPANHARAARLLGQAASLGARLAILPEMFATGFSMDGGRVAESEEGPTETFLREQAAALGLHLLAGVAEVAVPLPANRALLVSPDGGVRRYTKIHPFSFAGEEKAMRSGECVVTWDVEGLRVTPLVCYDLRFPEPFRLAADDTDLFAVIANWPERRRHHWSLLLRARAVENLAYVAGVNRVGEGGDLRYLGDSALVGPWGETILSAAEQETVLVADVSPGAVADARRRFPVLADRRPASYRR from the coding sequence ATGAAAGTCGCCCTGGTCCAGCAGGACATCGCGTGGGAGGACGTCCCGGCCAACCACGCCCGGGCCGCGCGCCTCCTCGGGCAGGCCGCCTCCCTCGGCGCGCGCCTCGCGATCCTCCCCGAGATGTTCGCGACCGGCTTCTCGATGGACGGCGGGAGAGTCGCCGAATCCGAGGAGGGGCCCACGGAGACCTTCCTGCGGGAGCAGGCGGCCGCTCTCGGCCTCCACCTCCTGGCCGGGGTCGCCGAGGTGGCCGTGCCTCTGCCGGCCAACCGCGCACTCCTCGTCTCTCCGGACGGCGGCGTCAGGCGCTACACCAAGATCCACCCCTTCTCCTTCGCCGGAGAGGAAAAAGCCATGCGGAGCGGCGAGTGCGTCGTGACGTGGGACGTCGAAGGGCTCCGCGTCACGCCCCTCGTCTGCTACGACCTCCGCTTCCCGGAGCCGTTCCGCCTCGCGGCGGACGATACCGACCTGTTCGCGGTGATCGCGAACTGGCCCGAGCGGCGGCGCCACCACTGGAGCCTCCTGCTGCGCGCCCGGGCCGTCGAGAACCTCGCGTACGTCGCCGGGGTGAACCGCGTCGGCGAGGGGGGCGACCTGCGATACCTCGGCGATTCGGCCCTCGTCGGCCCGTGGGGCGAGACGATCCTCTCGGCCGCCGAGCAGGAGACGGTCCTCGTCGCCGACGTCTCTCCCGGAGCGGTCGCCGACGCGCGCCGGAGGTTCCCCGTCCTGGCGGACCGCAGGCCCGCGAGCTACCGGCGCTGA
- a CDS encoding PTS sugar transporter subunit IIA, whose product MSMRELSVETRLSTILARGKVEAGFRAPSPEDAVDRLLRPVLLAEGFSPEAADAALEGIRNREGAGSTSFGAVALPHARVGGLGRIVGALGANASGVFDSGHAGIRIVLAFASPASATVEHLQFLAQVARLLRQEETVADLLDAKDPAGLLEAIRRRER is encoded by the coding sequence GTGTCGATGCGGGAGCTGTCGGTCGAGACCCGGCTCTCGACGATTCTGGCGCGTGGGAAGGTAGAGGCCGGATTCCGGGCACCGAGCCCGGAAGACGCGGTGGACCGCCTCCTCCGGCCCGTTCTCCTCGCGGAAGGGTTCTCCCCGGAGGCGGCCGACGCGGCGCTCGAGGGGATCCGAAACCGCGAAGGAGCGGGCTCGACGTCGTTCGGGGCGGTGGCGTTGCCCCACGCGCGCGTCGGCGGCCTCGGCCGGATCGTCGGCGCGCTCGGCGCCAACGCTTCAGGCGTCTTCGACTCGGGCCACGCCGGCATCCGGATCGTCCTCGCCTTCGCCTCGCCGGCGTCGGCGACCGTCGAGCACCTCCAGTTCCTCGCCCAGGTCGCGCGACTCCTGCGGCAGGAGGAGACCGTCGCGGACCTCCTCGACGCGAAGGACCCGGCCGGCCTCCTCGAGGCGATCCGCCGCCGCGAGCGCTAG